The genomic window ttaaagactgtgtaaccatttttactgatggctccaaaaatggagtaggtgcagtagttatcggtaaacaacttcacaccataatagttccccCCAACACCGCACAAGTtgctgaacttgcagctgtaatattagcctttaaattagcagataatcagccattcaatcttctatctggtggcttatatatcgttaacgctttacaggttcttgaaacggtaccccatgtttcttccatgtccacggtagcttcttattttactacactacaaaaccttatcctgcagcgtaaacatctattctatgtaggacatattagagctcattctaatttaccaggacctttggccaatactaatgacttggtagatatggccaccaaatcaatttttgttttttccatagaggaacaggcaaaactctttcatgaaaaatttcatgtaaattccactactttgagcagaaaatttcctatatctaaatgtatggctcgacaaatagtaaaaaattgtcaacattgtgctcctttaatcccagtacaatcctttggagttaatcccaggggactgctgcctggtcatatttggcagatggatgtaacccatatttctgaatttggtactgttaagtatgtacatgtgtcagtagacactgcttcaggggtcattatggcttccgctcattctggagaaaaggtaaaagatgtcattcaacactgcctacaagcatttgctggctggggcatccctaaagttattaaaacagataatggtcctgcttatacttccaaaagctttcagttgtttttacaatcatttaacatccaattagtcactggcatcccctataatcctcagggacagggcattgtggaaagagcacatcttactttaaaaaattgtctaaataaacaaaaagggggaataggagcctcctacaagtctcctaaagataaacttaatttagttcttttcattctaaatttcttaactctggatagggacggccattctgcagctgatcgacattataatccccatgatactcctcaagtatgggcaaaatggaaagatatcctgacaggttgttggaaaggaccggatccagtccttcgttgggtccgagggtctgtttgtattttcccacaggatcaacagactccagtctggattccagaaaggctaatcagagttttgcagcatgcaagtgatgctgctcctcctcacaatggcgagtctgagccttcctccaataacaaaaactcagacggaaaggcaaacccggaacctatgggccattgttagcctggccatatttttcatttctgactaacacattttttatccttccttttcttgcttttcaccaatttctctacaagcctgtcaattctactgatgatttttcaggtcgtgctgtttttggtgacaaggatatttctagcctttctttgctttaacaggaggaatttctgcactttgccattggaatcatactacaaatcagacccagagtagagcaactcattctgctgaccctagctatgatgttgcttttcctcccacgacagcttgtgtatttcctcccttttatgtttctaccaactaacatttctaataacacctcttaactgttcactaactgtgtcctatctttcacaatactggaatgattcttttgccacccgtgcaatttgcacatttctatcttcctaccagtcctagtttctgttgcagatatagaattgccagtgctattatcaagaaacagaagaggctttgacattgcaacagccgtgatcattgccaccacagtccttgcagtagcagcattgacacaaccataacaacgatcatttggctgagaatgcagctgcagccttacagaccatagagactatcagagaatggactcattataagaacaagtggataccttgcaagaacttttgggactgggatgcgtttattccctgagagctgttttgtgttacccatattgtaactccattgggatgtatattgtttctgtatttaatatggctatatggtttttcttctgtttatagatttgtcaaacagcgggcaagcttaggagctatagtggtattcctctgccttggccttcttctcttcattcgttttggcatgcatctacaagctagccaatagagagatcaaattatcttttatcAGGCCATGAGCGCCCTAAAggctgacagccccccattagtatggctcttgatgctggatcggtagtcaaagacggataatgaaggaggtggctgtgtaccgacctaagacaggagctgtagcatgctctgtaggctctgatgacgggtaaggacatatgctgaccactcagcctaagacagacatggtcccgagccttagtttaatattaaagaagggggatctgtcggggtttctagagcccccagccttaggcatggtcaagatggcgcctgacgctgagccaaaagcggacagctatacagtaaacaaccagcgaattccaatgattggctagttaatgatgtgactagagcatgcccccctcgtgtactcatcctgtgcctgcagctgtccgcgtttatctcgtgtactctcccctgattggttgaagtgtatataagcctggtgggtgggagagcgaggggggacggaagaagcggaagaagcggcagaagcggcagaagcgACAGCGGCGGCggtggcagaggctggagctgagctggaagctgggagtacgcgggagctggaagaagctgggagaagggaagctgggagtgcgcagaagctaggggtaacaGAAGcataggagaggaactgtgcacaataaacttccaaagcttcagacatttgtcgtgtctctctctgcggccagaggggatgCGATACTATACTATTGCAATAATAAGGAAtcacaatataaacaaaatccatatataaattcatatatgtaaaaattatatacatcatTGCAATATAAAAGCTCAGATAAATCACACCATAACAAGTCCAATCTCAGCAAATTAGCTAGAttctgtatcaaaatgaaaataaaaagtactagggatatagctcagtgttaaatcTTCCCTCGGTTCAACTtccagtaagaaaaagaaagaaaaaaggaagtgaagaagaagatagtaaaaatgaacaataagtTAGCTCAAGAGGAAGCAAGTTTCCTGTAGACCACAGCTCCTCTCCTGAAGGAAAATGATATGGGGATTTGATTTTGATAATTGTCCCACCAGTCAATCACCAGCAACTGGGAAGACACAGCTGCAGGTACACACCTGACAGATAGTACTTGAGGGTCTGAGGATGCCCTGTGAAGATAAGAATGGTGGCAAAGGATCTCTTCCCCTGACCTGCTCCCCACTTCAATGGCCAGTAGGACTGAGGGGTACTGCCCCAGAGGAGTGCTCAAGCCTGCAGCCTCCAGACACTGCCCAGAGTCCCTGTCTGCTAGCTCTTGTTCCCACCACAGCAAGTCTCATGGTTCCAACAGTCTCCCTCCCCCAGTCTCCCTCCCCAGGTTCCTGATGCcactgcacactcacctgcaCAGTAGAGTAAACTAAGACTCCAAGGGATGAGGGTGAAGCCTGTAGCCAAATGGCAAAAATGGCAGACTCAGGAGAAAAGGACCCccagctagattgtggaagccagcccctcctccctggTTGCACACAGGATTGGATAGTTCTCACTAACtgctcctgattggacagggctGCAGACCGTACCCCCTGAGTCTGAAtccagtgagtttttttttttttttttttttgagtgacagGGAGTATTATGCAGTCCAGGCATTAATAAAGCCAGAATGACAGGTTTGTTGGTTgcagctttcttctttttcttcttctttttttttttttttttttttttttttttaggtcaggGAATTGCACCTCAGAGGCTCAGGCTGCTTCTGTTAAGGCAAGATTTTCTTCCCAAAGTGGGATCTAGCCCAGTCAGCAGAACATTTGCTTTTAACATTGCTCATaaggtcatttcattttatgggtTACATCATGTTTATCAGTCAtgaatgaaattaatataatgacaattactataaaattccatttgacttttctgctttctgttcttgtttaGGAGACAGACTGAACTTTGGACTGGTAATTAATCCCCTAAAGTAACAATGTCCAATGAAAGCAACATGGAAGTCACaaggataattaaaatatttctagtattcacattaaaaacataaaaacaaagagttaaaattaatataaataatatgacCTGGCATATCCAGAATGTTATCTGTGACTAATAAAATACTGCTAATAAAGTATTTGTGTTTGAGAACTACACCCTCAAATTTGACTCTATCATAACTTAGCTCACAGTAATTATATTCCAGATTTGAGAGCTATGAGTTCCCTGATGTCAGGGACTTAAAGGACCTGTTCTATCTTTTTAAATGCTAGAGTTGATGGGTACAGTTTTCTACTAATATTTCTCCTCAGACGCCATAAGTAGGAGAAAGAGTGTCCTGAGTGGGAGCAGGAATCTCCAACCAGTAAGTTTCCAAAAGTAAATCATTATTTCCCACTTCATACTGGTCTTAGTTTCTTCCACATTATAGATATCAGACAGCATAAAAATGAAGGTGGGGGAGCCCAGGAGGTTAAAGTCACATACCCTGCAATCCTCCACAGTCTTGACTCTATtgtttaaatacattaaatggaacttatttggcaatttggacTTAGACCTGAAGGACAGGCTGTAATATCTGTTTCTTCTGGTGGACAAACTTCCACAACTAATAAGAAGGTGGGCTGGGACTCATGTGGAACtgtgtctgactccaaagtcaaAATACCTCCATCATATCACAAGGCTTTTCCAATGTCTTATTATCATCAAAAAAGCAGGATTTCCTGGTTTTTCTCCGGGCATCTCCTTTTAGCATCTCATGCTCTTTTTGAAATATCTCTTTTATAATACCTTTTAGCATATTGTTTTTGGTTTGATGGCATGAGAGatctaatatatttatttgacATTGGTTTAAGATATTTtggtagattttaaaatgtatgaaatagaagaggataaTATGATCATATCCAATTGTGTTATATGTACAGTGAAcccagttttgatttttaataatgaaatgtttaattgcaaaatgtatactttttttcttatgaCATATGTAAAATGTATGGATAAACTTGAGACAAATAAGATATCTGTTAGGGTGATAAGTTGTATACTTGTTACTGTAAAGAAATTTTAGTGTAAAATTGCCTTGGTATTAACTACCTTTGGGTTAATATATGCACAGTGCTTATAGCAGAGTCTCAAATGTAATGAGtcagtaaatgttaaaaattaagtgaaacaAAAAGCAGGATTTTGGGGGTCTGGGGATAGAGTTCACTTGGTagagcacaagtccctgggttcaatccccagcactgcaaaaaaaaaaaaaacaaagcaggatttgtgatatatgtatataaaattcagTCCTATGTAGTATATAACTTAGCAGAACATTCTCATATATCTGTGTCATCTTGGGCATTCCATTCCAGGATCCAGAGAATCTTGCTTCAATTTATATCTAGGGCAAACACCAGCTAGAATTTAACTCAACACCcctttaaatatcaaaatataggttgatatTATTAATCAGAGTTTATTAATTACAGAACTGGTTGATCTACAGAGATGTAAAGGAACACAAAGCCCTACGAGTTCAAAACAAAGAGGGACATGGGCTATAGAAGCAtgcagcaaattttttttttattgacagTATACAGCAAAAGGGAGGCCAAGGTGGGAGAGATATATAACTATTAGCAGTACCATAAAACATTAGAGAATTGGAATCAGGATTTCAGGCCACGAGGAGTTGACATTGTATTTGGGTATGTGGATGACATGAGTGCCCATGATGAAAaggttttatttctgaaagaaaattaatatggTGTCACATAATGGTTAAGCAGTATCTACACAGTAATTTCAAAGTGTTTTTTCAGCTGTGGAAGCACAGCACCTACTTAAATCAAAAACCCCCAGAAAGACATTATTCaactgagtcctctgaaaacaTACAAtagtagaaatgagaaaacacaggtttctaaCTATGAAATGGTTTCTCAGCAGCATGTGTCTATACTGAGAACTGCACAGGACAGAACTGTGTCAAATTAATTCTAAGCATCTCAAAGTCTGGTTTGCTCCTGATATAGAGATTTCCATTTAcgcaaatattatttttctccattttaaagagagagcctagagaagaCATCCCAGGAGGTCCCTTTGACTTGAGAGACTAATGTTTATCCTATTTTCACTTTAAGGGAACTCTTTAGAAACAGAACTTTGTCAGCCCAGGTTCCTCATTGGGGCAAATGCTTGGAGACTAAAGGGTGCAAGAAAGTGTAACACAGGACCCAAAATCTGAGTATGACTTGGGGAAGAAAAATACCTAAATGACTGATAAATCAACAAAAAGATAACTCAAGCTTATTAGCTGGGAAACTCTAAGAAATGGAACACAGTGATTTTGTTTCCCACATGGAcaagagattaaccaagaaaaataatttttaaattccaatacCCAGATAATTCTGGATGCAGAGAAGTAACTAAAACTAGACATTCTGTGGCAATGTAACTTCAGCAATCCTTCTGTGATGTAATCTGACTGTAGCTATTAAAATGTTACATGTGCATATCCCTTCACTCAGTATTCCCTTTCCCAGGAGTCTGTCTTCACCAGAAGACTAGTTTGTTATTAGCTGAATTGTGCCCCTCCCCAAATCTTATATATTGATGTTCCAAATCCTTAGTGCCTCAAACTGtgattctatttaaatattatgtttccTAAAGGCATGATTAATTTAATCTAACTAATTGGTTTAAAGTCTAATCCAATtcacattttctcctttaaaaagcAGCAATAAGGACACAAAAAGCATAGAAAAATGTCAGGCaaacatagagacagaaaatggcaATATAGATGTCAAAGAGTGGATATCAAAGGAAATCATTCCAGCAAGCACTTTGATATACAGACTCTGAAATTAGAACAAGCAAATTTCTGTTTAACCCCATTTGTGGCATTCTTGTAACAGTCCAATGATACTGATGCAATTTATTAGGACACATATACAATGTTCCTTCATCATGGCAGAATGAAGAAACAATTGAATCACATCACATTCCACAAGGATTGAAAGACTGAACTGCTGCAAGAAATGACATTACTTACTAAATATTGTAAAGGCATGTGAGAACACTCTCCTTACCTGATGGGATTatagaggtttatttttttttttttgtgatatggTAGTCATGTAAAACATGTAGACTGCTTTTACCTCATTTGTTTGTGTAACCCTCACTCATGTTTAGGCCAATACTTTCCTGATAAAGGTGTTAGTGTTAAGTCTTGTAAAAGAACTAGAAGTACAGTGGAGATGACTGGTTTATGGGTTACCTGGGGCAGGTAGcatcagaaaagaaatattcaatacccagtaatcattaaaaacaatgtggaaatattttctctgttatttctaCAAGTATGTAATCTGGAGATTTACACATACTAGGTTGCCAGGGGGAGTAATACAGTCTAGATTTCTTTAGGGATGGGAATATAGGTCATTCAAGTGGTAAATTCTTGGCAAGTGTTTATGGGAGTCCCCATACTTGAGTATTTTTCTTGGACCTATCATGGACATCTCCAATTTTTATGTGTGTGGAGAACCTTCTCCAGAAGTCTCATCTAACCTTAGACCAGAGATATCATTATTGGTTGTGTGGTGCACTTGTTCTTTCCCCAAGGAGACAAAATTAAGAAGTAGCACCACAGTGATTTGCATGGGACTCTGAAAAGagattgtcttttattttggaCAATAATTAACTCTGGCCATCCTGCCTGACTCCATAGGGGACACTcccattgaaaatatttatacccAGATTAGGTATAGATGAATATAACCATAGGCTTCCATATATTGGTGACACTTAGTTACAGAATAAattctttgaataaaaatttgaGTAGAAATATCTAGTATCCAATACTTAAATATCCACCCTACCCATCATTTTCAGTGGTGCAAACATGAAAGTTCTGCCACAGTTTCAATATGGAATAATCTACACCTATTATTATAGGTCCCCTAATTTCCcactccccccacacacacacagagggaagatCAAAGGACATCTCAGATATAATCCCAGATGAGAACTTGCCTTGATTGGTTATATCTAGGCTCCTCTCTTTTACCTTTGTGTGCCTCCTGGTAAGTGGTCATAAGGGTCTGTTGTGAGTGCTAAGTCAACATCTGAAAATACTCCCACTCTGGACCTTTTTGTGCCTAGAACCTTGGAAGGTTTGGATACATTAGGAAAACATCTTGCTCTGTTGCACATCTTCCATCACATGAGCTAAATAATGGACTGTTCCTAGAATGTGGGTGCCTGGTTACCAGAGTTCTAAGTTCTGTTGGGTTGTAATGCTAAGAAATTGTCACTTCTTCAACATTTAAATGCCTGGAcctctttccataataaaacctTACCAAAGTGTCCTTTGGGGTGCTGATTTGTCATCTTCTTATCAATCCAAAATTATACATACAGGAATGGCCTTTCAGTCCCTTGGGGATTTATCAATATATGGCCCCACTTTGGTGGAGGCTCACAGTAGGCCTGGAGAAGACTTAAACTTGAATATCTACTTTAGAACCTTATTTTCATCAAACTGAGATCAAGCAATATCTTCAGCCTGTATTCTGGCTGGAGGTAGAAAACCATGGTCATTACAGAAGGGGCCTGTTAAGAGAGCTCAGAACAGTGTACAAACAAACTGTGGTTCCTGGGCTTGCTAAATTTGCTGGTGAGAAATATCTTCAGTGACCACATGATGGCAGCCTTGCACAAACCAAGGTCAACCTGGGTGCTTTCCCTGGATCCCAGGCTGTGGGCACTCACCTGCCTACCTGAAAAAGTTCCAAAGTCCCTGCTCAAGTGTGTATCCTTAATTGCAGCAGAACACTCTGTGATTTTCAAGGGAACAACAATAGCATCACAAACTGCTCACCCCAGTCTTCTTGTCTTCATGCAAACAGAGCTGATCTGTTTCAAAAGGAAGCTATGTGTGCTATCTTGCTCCTTAAGCTTCAATGATGCAAAAGTCACATAATACAGAGACTTATTGTTAAGAGGGTCTCAAGggtctctttaagaaaaaaaaaaattggctttcATTGTGAGTCCAGAAAAACTGATTGCAGATTTTCCAAATTTTGTAAATAACTGGATAGacataccaataaataaaaaaaaaactctccctAATCCACAAAAATGTGTACTGCTTCTTTTTGACCTATATAAATGTGGGAAGCCTTGAGATTCCCTGCTCCCTGGGTCCCTCCCTTGTACGAATGGAGATGGGAatagagttctctctgcttctatgCATAGCACCATGAACATCTACCTTCCTCTCAGTCCCTGACACCTTTGGCATATCTATATTGGGGTAGAGATTCAGATATATTTGAATGTACTGAAACACTTTTCATCATCAGACTGTGATTATAGCAATTTGGTTCCACATTTCTTTTCAGTAATTTTGAATTATGCTTGTCAATAACAGCATCCAAGGTATTTTGGTGATCAGTTTTGCTCCatttacaaaatgggaaaaatatttctcttgaaGGATTGACTGAGAAACTTCAGGTACAGTCCCAGAACTCCATGGACGCAagtaacagttttttaaaatggatgTAGGATGAAAAGGGGGAAGGTAGTCAAGGGCAGGACAGAAAATGCAACATATTGGGACTGAAAGCCCCACCTTCCCCCATGGAGTGTAGTCTAACATGATCTAGGCATGGTCCTCAGGTTTTGGTGTGAGGGATAGGCCATTTCCCTAGCTAAGGCCATTTTCCTAAAGGCAATTTCCCTAGTGAAGTCAAgcttagactggtaacaaatatTCCCAAATTCCTCACAGCCATGGCATACCACAGGCCTCTGGTAGtcacaacttgaggtcagtacaCACTTGTCTTATGCAGTCATCCCTTTCAAACACATTGGACCAGGTGCTGTGATGAAGGCTGGCATAGACTCTCAGCCAAGGAAGACATGGCCCAATCTGTCCTAGGATTTTCTGGCCAGTGCAAGTAGCAGCACCAACAAGAAGCAATGACAGTAAGGAGACAAGGCCTCTAATTTTATTCTAGTGTTAATAAACAGTACATCAACATGTGGGTCCTGCTGTCACCTGGGGCCAGGCACGGCAGGTGCCTGGGTCACCAGCTCACCGCTTGTGGGCCAGGACTCCGGGCGCCAGACGCTGACCTGGAGCCGCAAGCTGCGGGTGGTCTCGGGAGATGGCGGCAGGCAGGGCCATTCGGGAAGCGACCAGGCGGATCCCGCCTCAGAGGAAGGAAACACTCTTGCTTCGGCCCCCCACTTGTGCAAAACGCTCGGGGCTAACTCACATAACTCACATATTGGTATAGCACAATGAATTCAAGGAACCAATAGTAACATAAACTAGGAAGACCATCAGTCAAGAAGACCCCCAGGAGAGGATGGAAAATAAATTGCAGCCGTGCTTTCTTCCAGCGGGTCTTCTTGAAATTAAAACTATGACAGCTCTTTCTCCAGAGAACTGTTCTTTTCAGTACCAGTTACACCAGCCACACCAGCCTCTAGATGTTAATTGTGTGTTATATTTGATCATACTTGggaaaatattattgaatatccTCACACtaggaatgagaagaaaaaacacCTATCagaattttatggaatatttttgaatttcactAACATTTGTGGAtcttctacttttggtgaacATTAGCATTATATCCTATTTcacagattttattcttttaggcATTAGGTTTACTAAATATCACATTTGCCTATTTACTCgaattatttcctttacttaTGGCTTTTTGCATTACCCGGTTTTCTTGATAGCTTGTATAGATTATTGCCTGAATTTCCCTAAAACTAACAAGCTGTCATCTAAGTGtccaaagttattttatttctttgctgtcATTTTAATTTGGATCTCAGTCCTTGTTTATGTTTTGGGGGATCCAGCTATCTACCAAATCCTGAAGGCACAGAATGTTTATTCTTACCAGTGTCCTTTCTATGTCAGCATCCAGAGTTACTGGCTGTCACTCTCCATGATGCTGATTTTACTTGTGGCTTTTATAACCTCTTGGTCAGAAGTTATTACCTTGATCCAGGCTCTTAGGATAATATCCTATAAGAATGAAACTataccatattttcctttttcatcccactCTAGCTACACTGTGagcttaaaaaaaatactcttgTCCAAGCTTGTTGTCTGTTTTCTTGGTACTTGGTTACAATTTGTACTACTTCAGGAAGTCATCCTTTTACTTGAAGTACAGATTCCAGCATATATTGAGATGAACATTCCCTGGTTGTACTTTGTCAACAGTTTTCTCATTGCTACAATTTATTGGTTTAATTGTCACAAGCTTTACTTAAGAGAGATCTCACTACCTGCGGATCCATTCATCAACTGGAAATGCTGCTTCATTCCACTTACAATTCATAATCTTGAGCAAATTGAAAAGCCTATATCAATAATAATTtgttaataatttgttttaatgtcAAAACTAATTAAAACAGCTACAACAAGAATCAGAATTGTACTATAGTAAGAATGACAACTTAGGATATaccaaaaaaactaaatgaactgAAGCTCTTTTTCCTCTTaactttt from Sciurus carolinensis chromosome 14 unlocalized genomic scaffold, mSciCar1.2 scaffold_115_arrow_ctg1, whole genome shotgun sequence includes these protein-coding regions:
- the LOC124973289 gene encoding LOW QUALITY PROTEIN: probable G-protein coupled receptor 160 (The sequence of the model RefSeq protein was modified relative to this genomic sequence to represent the inferred CDS: substituted 1 base at 1 genomic stop codon), with translation MTALSPENCSFQYQLHQPHQPLDVNCVLYLIILGKILLNILTLGMRRKNTYQNFMEYFXISLTFVDLLLLVNISIISYFTDFILLGIRFTKYHICLFTRIISFTYGFLHYPVFLIACIDYCLNFPKTNKLSSKCPKLFYFFAVILIWISVLVYVLGDPAIYQILKAQNVYSYQCPFYVSIQSYWLSLSMMLILLVAFITSWSEVITLIQALRIISYKNETIPYFPFSSHSSYTVSLKKILLSKLVVCFLGTWLQFVLLQEVILLLEVQIPAYIEMNIPWLYFVNSFLIATIYWFNCHKLYLREISLPADPFINWKCCFIPLTIHNLEQIEKPISIIIC